Proteins from a genomic interval of Diprion similis isolate iyDipSimi1 chromosome 10, iyDipSimi1.1, whole genome shotgun sequence:
- the LOC124411826 gene encoding ataxin-7-like protein 2 isoform X2, with translation MEIRHPSGTVNLPPPANPIVKPIAKTAYCKVSKLKKTQTSQLPSSSKTNNTTSNKRTAEQANLQPQLPLTSPRSPLENIPIQITNSGSTVGSSPVKSPGSGNHQRRKKPKPERSLLKDREYDPDRHCGVWNDETGKPCTRSLTCKAHTVSLRRTVAGRSKTFDKLLAEHRAAKEFPPARSSTKVTLTGTVTMTSTSASSSSSSSSSAGQSLNAIVIGAVQTNTATDSGTPSSPPVLSLPDAYPLPKTKLEEDFANQELSLESSMVNSGGIPGSITGPISVLLPSLSPATAKNGEPSIATLVPAACTVSPAPSIVPASLPTAQPLISNILEAETPVELDSESITIYSPISGYKDSGKSQIIVQIPPSTISTALHSPISKSYTAQASMPCLSIFENSVPTATAATSSASVSASQMSNGKRNNNHMGGSTTRPLKRSKHDFSQEYSTAIQVEATTTSTPYPHFGDISWSNCHPEPLAVSRWLRITSNRKQYNFNIH, from the exons ATGG AAATACGACATCCATCTGGTACAGTGAACCTGCCGCCGCCTGCGAACCCGATAGTAAAACCGATAGCCAAAACAGCCTACTGCAAAGTATCGAAGTTGAAGAAGACCCAGACGTCGCAGCTCCCGTCTAGCAGTAAAACGAACAATACTACGTCGAACAAACGTACGGCGGAACAAGCGAACCTCCAACCACAATTACCTCTAACGTCGCCACGATCGCCGCTCGAAAACATTCCGATACAGATAACAAACAGCGGCTCGACGGTCGGCTCGAGCCCGGTCAAAAGCCCGGGCAGCGGGAACCACCAACGTCGGAAAAAGCCGAAACCTGAACGCTCGCTGCTCAAGGACCGGGAGTATGACCCGGACCGGCACTGCGGTGTCTGGAACGATGAGACGGGGAAGCCCTGCACTCGCTCCCTCACCTGCAAGGCACACACGGTCTCGTTGCGGAGAACGGTCGCGGGGAGAAGTAAAACCTTCGACAAACTCCTCGCCGAGCACCGGGCCGCGAAGGAGTTCCCGCCGGCGAGGAGTTCGACGAAAGTGACTCTGACGGGAACGGTGACCATGACCTCGACGTCCGCGtcttcgtcctcgtcctcgtcgtcgagCGCTGGTCAGAGCTTGAACGCGATTGTGATCGGTGCCGTGCAGACGAACACGGCCACTGATTCGGGGACGCCGAGTTCGCCGCCGGTTCTCTCTCTGCCCGATGCTTACCCCTTGCCAAAG accAAGCTCGAGGAGGACTTCGCCAACCAAGAACTGAGCCTGGAGTCCTCGATGGTCAATTCGGGCGGCATACCGGGCTCGATAACCGGGCCCATATCGGTTCTGCTCCCGTCCTTGTCGCCGGCTACCGCTAAGAACGGAGAACCTTCGATCGCCACTCTCGTACCTGCAGCCTGCACCGTTTCACCGGCGCCTTCGATCGTCCCGGCCTCTCTGCCGACGGCGCAGCCGCTGATATCGAACATCCTGGAGGCGGAAACTCCGGTGGAATTGGACTCCGAAAGCATAACGATATACTCGCCGATTTCCGGTTACAAGGACTCCGGGAAGTCCCAGATAATCGTCCAGATCCCGCCATCGACCATCAGCACTGCTCTGCATTCCCCTATCAGTAAATCCTACACCGCCCAGGCGTCGATGCCGTGTTTGAGCATATTCGAAAACTCGGTGCCAACGGCGACGGCGGCAACGTCCTCGGCGTCGGTGTCGGCGAGCCAAATGAGCAACGGAAAACGGAACAACAACCACATGGGTGGCTCGACAACCAGACCGTTGAAGCGGAGTAAACACGATTTTTCGCAAGAGTATTCGACCGCCATTCAAGTGGAGGCGACGACCACGTCGACACCTTACCCTCACTTCGGGGACATATCTTGGTCCAACTGCCACCCTGAGCCGTTAGCAGTTAGTCGTTGGCTCCGCATCACGTCCAACCGTAAACAATACAACTTCAACATTCACTGA
- the LOC124411826 gene encoding ataxin-7-like protein 1 isoform X1 has product MSGSDSPTFFHGQPWSSWIEKIGRDKPLSDDETEDEPRSSVMRLAAEDIDLYGFCPERDAFYGVVCEICNAIVKPQALIQHMEIRHPSGTVNLPPPANPIVKPIAKTAYCKVSKLKKTQTSQLPSSSKTNNTTSNKRTAEQANLQPQLPLTSPRSPLENIPIQITNSGSTVGSSPVKSPGSGNHQRRKKPKPERSLLKDREYDPDRHCGVWNDETGKPCTRSLTCKAHTVSLRRTVAGRSKTFDKLLAEHRAAKEFPPARSSTKVTLTGTVTMTSTSASSSSSSSSSAGQSLNAIVIGAVQTNTATDSGTPSSPPVLSLPDAYPLPKTKLEEDFANQELSLESSMVNSGGIPGSITGPISVLLPSLSPATAKNGEPSIATLVPAACTVSPAPSIVPASLPTAQPLISNILEAETPVELDSESITIYSPISGYKDSGKSQIIVQIPPSTISTALHSPISKSYTAQASMPCLSIFENSVPTATAATSSASVSASQMSNGKRNNNHMGGSTTRPLKRSKHDFSQEYSTAIQVEATTTSTPYPHFGDISWSNCHPEPLAVSRWLRITSNRKQYNFNIH; this is encoded by the exons atatcgatctCTATGGTTTTTGTCCAGAAAGGGATGCGTTTTACGGAGTGGTGTGCGAAATTTGTAACGCGATCGTTAAACCACAAGCCCTGATACAGCATATGG AAATACGACATCCATCTGGTACAGTGAACCTGCCGCCGCCTGCGAACCCGATAGTAAAACCGATAGCCAAAACAGCCTACTGCAAAGTATCGAAGTTGAAGAAGACCCAGACGTCGCAGCTCCCGTCTAGCAGTAAAACGAACAATACTACGTCGAACAAACGTACGGCGGAACAAGCGAACCTCCAACCACAATTACCTCTAACGTCGCCACGATCGCCGCTCGAAAACATTCCGATACAGATAACAAACAGCGGCTCGACGGTCGGCTCGAGCCCGGTCAAAAGCCCGGGCAGCGGGAACCACCAACGTCGGAAAAAGCCGAAACCTGAACGCTCGCTGCTCAAGGACCGGGAGTATGACCCGGACCGGCACTGCGGTGTCTGGAACGATGAGACGGGGAAGCCCTGCACTCGCTCCCTCACCTGCAAGGCACACACGGTCTCGTTGCGGAGAACGGTCGCGGGGAGAAGTAAAACCTTCGACAAACTCCTCGCCGAGCACCGGGCCGCGAAGGAGTTCCCGCCGGCGAGGAGTTCGACGAAAGTGACTCTGACGGGAACGGTGACCATGACCTCGACGTCCGCGtcttcgtcctcgtcctcgtcgtcgagCGCTGGTCAGAGCTTGAACGCGATTGTGATCGGTGCCGTGCAGACGAACACGGCCACTGATTCGGGGACGCCGAGTTCGCCGCCGGTTCTCTCTCTGCCCGATGCTTACCCCTTGCCAAAG accAAGCTCGAGGAGGACTTCGCCAACCAAGAACTGAGCCTGGAGTCCTCGATGGTCAATTCGGGCGGCATACCGGGCTCGATAACCGGGCCCATATCGGTTCTGCTCCCGTCCTTGTCGCCGGCTACCGCTAAGAACGGAGAACCTTCGATCGCCACTCTCGTACCTGCAGCCTGCACCGTTTCACCGGCGCCTTCGATCGTCCCGGCCTCTCTGCCGACGGCGCAGCCGCTGATATCGAACATCCTGGAGGCGGAAACTCCGGTGGAATTGGACTCCGAAAGCATAACGATATACTCGCCGATTTCCGGTTACAAGGACTCCGGGAAGTCCCAGATAATCGTCCAGATCCCGCCATCGACCATCAGCACTGCTCTGCATTCCCCTATCAGTAAATCCTACACCGCCCAGGCGTCGATGCCGTGTTTGAGCATATTCGAAAACTCGGTGCCAACGGCGACGGCGGCAACGTCCTCGGCGTCGGTGTCGGCGAGCCAAATGAGCAACGGAAAACGGAACAACAACCACATGGGTGGCTCGACAACCAGACCGTTGAAGCGGAGTAAACACGATTTTTCGCAAGAGTATTCGACCGCCATTCAAGTGGAGGCGACGACCACGTCGACACCTTACCCTCACTTCGGGGACATATCTTGGTCCAACTGCCACCCTGAGCCGTTAGCAGTTAGTCGTTGGCTCCGCATCACGTCCAACCGTAAACAATACAACTTCAACATTCACTGA